The Saccopteryx leptura isolate mSacLep1 chromosome 2, mSacLep1_pri_phased_curated, whole genome shotgun sequence genome has a window encoding:
- the LOC136393745 gene encoding transcription factor CP2-like protein 1 isoform X1, translating to MLFWHNQLEHLWPSPGELYPGPPSGLLRESLPLPYLKQEELPNIPGTEPPCPALRYVLCAATSPAVRQQEEALTYLNQGQSYEVQMHCSSKLGDATPGPWLLKSVVRVVFHDRRLQYTEQQQLDGWRWSRPGDRILDIDVPLSVGVIEPQVLSSQLNTVEFHWDPTKRTSLFLQVHCISTEFTPRKKGGEKGVPFRLQIDTFKPSDKELPPEHLHSASCLIKVFKPKGADRKLKTDREKIEKQPLHERDKYQTAYESTVFVECSPWPEPSAGPYPPLSPLTLTSPHSCKLLSPDRLCCSPPFILDTLGASPAEDLNPGASILETQQWLHRHRFSSYCRLLANFTGTDLLKLTRQDLIQICGTADGIRLFNTLRTRPIRHRLTLYVAQEASKQDEVPKNPDSGFYQEISLDELSVVELMGKLAELLALPANQIHRLFHQGPGGILILFSDQVVQNLKDESYFVAAVKKGPGMPCCKRRRMPTWLSGTVFSRKPSLLPQAPGEEPRSPVSLPWGGS from the exons ATGCTGTTTTGGCACAACCAGCTGGAGCACCTGTGGCCGAGTCCTGGAGAATTGTACCCTGGGCCTCCCAGCGGCTTACTCAG GGAGTCCCTGCCCTTGCCCTACCTGAAGCAGGAGGAGCTGCCCAACATCCCCGGCACGGAGCCCCCCTGCCCCGCACTCCGGTATGTGCTCTGTGCAGCCACCTCGCCGGCTGTgaggcagcaggaggaggccctcACCTACCTGAACCAGG GCCAGTCCTATGAGGTGCAGATGCACTGCAGTTCCAAGCTGGGCGACGCCACCCCGGGGCCCTGGCTGCTGAAG AGCGTGGTGCGTGTGGTGTTCCATGACCGGCGCCTGCAGTACAcggagcagcagcagctggaTGGGTGGAGATGGAGTCGGCCTGGGGACCGCATCCTGGACATCG ATGTGCCGCTGTCTGTGGGGGTAATAGAACCCCAGGTGCTGTCCTCTCAGCTCAACACAGTGGAGTTTCACTGGGACCCGACCAAGAGGACCTCCCTCTTCCTGCAG GTTCACTGCATCAGCACTGAGTTCACTCCTCGGAAGAAAGGTGGAGAGAAAGGTGTCCCCTTCCGCCTCCAAATTGACACTTTCAAGCCCAGTGACAAGGAGCTTCCACCTGAACACCTGCACTCAGCTAGCTGCCTCATCAAGGTGTTCAAG CCCAAGGGAGCCGACCGGAAACTGAAAACTGACCGGGAGAAGATTGAGAAACAGCCCCTGCATGAGAGGGACAAGTATCAGACTGCCTACGAGAGCACAGTCTTCGTGGAG TGTTCACCGTGGCCAGAGCCCAGTGCAGGGCCCTACCCGCCTCTCAGCCCTCTGACTCTGACCTCCCCCCATTCCTGCAAGCTCCTGTCCCCAGACAG gCTCTGCTGCTCACCACCATTCATCTTGGACACCTTGGGGGCCAGCCCCGCTGAA gatctGAACCCTGGAGCCTCCATCCTAGAGACGCAGCAGTGGTTACATCGGCACCGGTTCTCCAGCTACTGCCGGCTACTAGCCAATTTCACCG GCACCGATCTGCTGAAGCTTACCCGGCAGGACCTTATCCAGATATGTGGGACAGCCGACGGGATCCGCCTTTTCAACACTCTTAGAACCAG GCCCATCCGTCACCGGCTGACTTTATATGTGGCTCAAGAGGCCTCTAAGCAAGACGAGGTTCCCAAGAACCCTGACTCAG GCTTTTATCAAGAGATTTCTCTGGATGAACTCAGTGTGGTAGAGCTGATGGGGAAACTGGCGGAGCTCTTAGCCCTCCCAGCCAATCAGATTCACCGCCTCTTCCACCAGGGCCCTGGGGGCATCCTCATTCTCTTTAGCGACCAG GTGGTTCAGAATCTTAAGGATGAATCCTACTTTGTGGCTGCGGTGAAGAAAG GCCCAGGGATGCCCTGCTGCAAGAGGAGACGGATGCCAACCTGGCTCTCTGGGACCGTGTTTTCCAGAAAACCCTCGTTGCTTCCCCAGGCTCCAGGCGAAGAGCCACGCAGTCCTGTGTCCCTCCCTTGGGGAGGAAGCTAG
- the LOC136393745 gene encoding transcription factor CP2-like protein 1 isoform X2 encodes MLFWHNQLEHLWPSPGELYPGPPSGLLRESLPLPYLKQEELPNIPGTEPPCPALRYVLCAATSPAVRQQEEALTYLNQGQSYEVQMHCSSKLGDATPGPWLLKSVVRVVFHDRRLQYTEQQQLDGWRWSRPGDRILDIDVPLSVGVIEPQVLSSQLNTVEFHWDPTKRTSLFLQVHCISTEFTPRKKGGEKGVPFRLQIDTFKPSDKELPPEHLHSASCLIKVFKPKGADRKLKTDREKIEKQPLHERDKYQTAYESTVFVECSPWPEPSAGPYPPLSPLTLTSPHSCKLLSPDRLCCSPPFILDTLGASPAEDLNPGASILETQQWLHRHRFSSYCRLLANFTGTDLLKLTRQDLIQICGTADGIRLFNTLRTRPIRHRLTLYVAQEASKQDEVPKNPDSGFYQEISLDELSVVELMGKLAELLALPANQIHRLFHQGPGGILILFSDQVVQNLKDESYFVAAVKKVQNPDGYYLVLT; translated from the exons ATGCTGTTTTGGCACAACCAGCTGGAGCACCTGTGGCCGAGTCCTGGAGAATTGTACCCTGGGCCTCCCAGCGGCTTACTCAG GGAGTCCCTGCCCTTGCCCTACCTGAAGCAGGAGGAGCTGCCCAACATCCCCGGCACGGAGCCCCCCTGCCCCGCACTCCGGTATGTGCTCTGTGCAGCCACCTCGCCGGCTGTgaggcagcaggaggaggccctcACCTACCTGAACCAGG GCCAGTCCTATGAGGTGCAGATGCACTGCAGTTCCAAGCTGGGCGACGCCACCCCGGGGCCCTGGCTGCTGAAG AGCGTGGTGCGTGTGGTGTTCCATGACCGGCGCCTGCAGTACAcggagcagcagcagctggaTGGGTGGAGATGGAGTCGGCCTGGGGACCGCATCCTGGACATCG ATGTGCCGCTGTCTGTGGGGGTAATAGAACCCCAGGTGCTGTCCTCTCAGCTCAACACAGTGGAGTTTCACTGGGACCCGACCAAGAGGACCTCCCTCTTCCTGCAG GTTCACTGCATCAGCACTGAGTTCACTCCTCGGAAGAAAGGTGGAGAGAAAGGTGTCCCCTTCCGCCTCCAAATTGACACTTTCAAGCCCAGTGACAAGGAGCTTCCACCTGAACACCTGCACTCAGCTAGCTGCCTCATCAAGGTGTTCAAG CCCAAGGGAGCCGACCGGAAACTGAAAACTGACCGGGAGAAGATTGAGAAACAGCCCCTGCATGAGAGGGACAAGTATCAGACTGCCTACGAGAGCACAGTCTTCGTGGAG TGTTCACCGTGGCCAGAGCCCAGTGCAGGGCCCTACCCGCCTCTCAGCCCTCTGACTCTGACCTCCCCCCATTCCTGCAAGCTCCTGTCCCCAGACAG gCTCTGCTGCTCACCACCATTCATCTTGGACACCTTGGGGGCCAGCCCCGCTGAA gatctGAACCCTGGAGCCTCCATCCTAGAGACGCAGCAGTGGTTACATCGGCACCGGTTCTCCAGCTACTGCCGGCTACTAGCCAATTTCACCG GCACCGATCTGCTGAAGCTTACCCGGCAGGACCTTATCCAGATATGTGGGACAGCCGACGGGATCCGCCTTTTCAACACTCTTAGAACCAG GCCCATCCGTCACCGGCTGACTTTATATGTGGCTCAAGAGGCCTCTAAGCAAGACGAGGTTCCCAAGAACCCTGACTCAG GCTTTTATCAAGAGATTTCTCTGGATGAACTCAGTGTGGTAGAGCTGATGGGGAAACTGGCGGAGCTCTTAGCCCTCCCAGCCAATCAGATTCACCGCCTCTTCCACCAGGGCCCTGGGGGCATCCTCATTCTCTTTAGCGACCAG GTGGTTCAGAATCTTAAGGATGAATCCTACTTTGTGGCTGCGGTGAAGAAAG TGCAGAATCCAGACGGCTACTACCTGGTTCTGACCTAG
- the LOC136393745 gene encoding transcription factor CP2-like protein 1 isoform X3 — protein sequence MLFWHNQLEHLWPSPGELYPGPPSGLLRESLPLPYLKQEELPNIPGTEPPCPALRYVLCAATSPAVRQQEEALTYLNQGQSYEVQMHCSSKLGDATPGPWLLKSVVRVVFHDRRLQYTEQQQLDGWRWSRPGDRILDIDVPLSVGVIEPQVLSSQLNTVEFHWDPTKRTSLFLQVHCISTEFTPRKKGGEKGVPFRLQIDTFKPSDKELPPEHLHSASCLIKVFKPKGADRKLKTDREKIEKQPLHERDKYQTAYESTVFVECSPWPEPSAGPYPPLSPLTLTSPHSCKLLSPDRLCCSPPFILDTLGASPAEDLNPGASILETQQWLHRHRFSSYCRLLANFTGTDLLKLTRQDLIQICGTADGIRLFNTLRTRPIRHRLTLYVAQEASKQDEVPKNPDSGCHHALSSS from the exons ATGCTGTTTTGGCACAACCAGCTGGAGCACCTGTGGCCGAGTCCTGGAGAATTGTACCCTGGGCCTCCCAGCGGCTTACTCAG GGAGTCCCTGCCCTTGCCCTACCTGAAGCAGGAGGAGCTGCCCAACATCCCCGGCACGGAGCCCCCCTGCCCCGCACTCCGGTATGTGCTCTGTGCAGCCACCTCGCCGGCTGTgaggcagcaggaggaggccctcACCTACCTGAACCAGG GCCAGTCCTATGAGGTGCAGATGCACTGCAGTTCCAAGCTGGGCGACGCCACCCCGGGGCCCTGGCTGCTGAAG AGCGTGGTGCGTGTGGTGTTCCATGACCGGCGCCTGCAGTACAcggagcagcagcagctggaTGGGTGGAGATGGAGTCGGCCTGGGGACCGCATCCTGGACATCG ATGTGCCGCTGTCTGTGGGGGTAATAGAACCCCAGGTGCTGTCCTCTCAGCTCAACACAGTGGAGTTTCACTGGGACCCGACCAAGAGGACCTCCCTCTTCCTGCAG GTTCACTGCATCAGCACTGAGTTCACTCCTCGGAAGAAAGGTGGAGAGAAAGGTGTCCCCTTCCGCCTCCAAATTGACACTTTCAAGCCCAGTGACAAGGAGCTTCCACCTGAACACCTGCACTCAGCTAGCTGCCTCATCAAGGTGTTCAAG CCCAAGGGAGCCGACCGGAAACTGAAAACTGACCGGGAGAAGATTGAGAAACAGCCCCTGCATGAGAGGGACAAGTATCAGACTGCCTACGAGAGCACAGTCTTCGTGGAG TGTTCACCGTGGCCAGAGCCCAGTGCAGGGCCCTACCCGCCTCTCAGCCCTCTGACTCTGACCTCCCCCCATTCCTGCAAGCTCCTGTCCCCAGACAG gCTCTGCTGCTCACCACCATTCATCTTGGACACCTTGGGGGCCAGCCCCGCTGAA gatctGAACCCTGGAGCCTCCATCCTAGAGACGCAGCAGTGGTTACATCGGCACCGGTTCTCCAGCTACTGCCGGCTACTAGCCAATTTCACCG GCACCGATCTGCTGAAGCTTACCCGGCAGGACCTTATCCAGATATGTGGGACAGCCGACGGGATCCGCCTTTTCAACACTCTTAGAACCAG GCCCATCCGTCACCGGCTGACTTTATATGTGGCTCAAGAGGCCTCTAAGCAAGACGAGGTTCCCAAGAACCCTGACTCAG GCTGTCACCACGCCCTCTCATCCTCCTGA